GCGCGAGAACGAACCGAGTTCCCGCATTGTACCAAGTACTGCAATGCGCGTGGGTGTGTCGAGGAGGCCAAGGGTTCGGAGCGCTGCCTCCACAGCGTCAGGGCTGGCGTTGTACGAATCGTCCAATATCTGCAGATACGGACTCACAATCCGGAGGTCCATTCGTCCCTTGGTCACCGAAACGGTGGCAAGTCTCTCCGCGATTACATCAAGGTTGATCCCACATCCAGCCGCCGCCGCGCTTGCCAAGAGACAGCTGCCCAGGAGGTGTTCGCCTAGGAGAGGGAAATGGAATGGGACGTCCTGCCCTCCATAGGACAGGATGCCATTCGATCCGTGCTCACCGGACACGACGGCCAAGGCCCGAAAGTCATTTGACTTGCCCCGGCCGGAGCAAACCACGCGATGACCCCGGGCTCGCACCGCGGAAACCCGCGAAAGTAGCCTCAAGTCATCGCCGTTGAGCACCACGATACCGTCTGGGGAAAGAGACTCAACGATCTCCATTTTTGCTTTTAGAGTCTCATCGAGCGATCCGAAGTGCTCGATATGGGCATACCCAATTGCGGTCAACAGCGCCATGTTAGGCTTGAGAATCGCGCAGAGCGATGCAATTTCGCCACTGTGGTTCGCACCCACCTCCGCCACCAGGTGGGTCTGGTCTGGGCCAAGACTGAGAATCGTTAGTGGCACTCCATACTGGTTGTTGAAGCTACGTTTACTACAATGCACCTTGCAACCGGATTCAAGGATATGAGCAAGAATGCTCTTGGTAGTCGTCTTGCCAACGCTTCCAGTCACAGCTACCACGTAAGGAGCGTACCTGGTCCTCACATGCTGCGCAGTCTGCGCCAATGCGCGCACTGTGTCTGGCACCATGACAATCGTTCTATCATGAAAATCAGAATGGACAGCCCTGCTAATGATGGCACCGCCAGCTCCGACGTTGAACGCTTGGTTCACGAAATCGTGGCCATCCCGCGAGGCGCCTTGAACGGCGAAGAAGAACTCGCCTTTCCCAACGTTTCGACTATCAATAGACGCTGCTGGGATGATGGGGGATGTGGCTCCCTGTTGGATCACCTTGCTCCCCGAAACCGCTTTCAGTATGTCGTCGACAACGAACACGTCACCCTCGCACTGGGACCCGGCCCGGGACGATTGGTTCCCTCACCTACTTGCCACGATCCCAAAAGCTCATGAAGGCACCACTGAAGCATGCGTCGAAAACACTAATGGGAATGGTGCGCTGAGGCCAATTGTACTCGACCACCGATGATGGATGATTGACGATGAACCCATTCGGGCTCTTCTCTTCGCCTGTAAAGCCTAGCACGACTACCAGGTGTCCGCCACGAGGGCGACTCATCGCCGGGCCTCGGTCAAAACACACTGTCACGGAAGCGATGCATGGTCGGTCTGCGGACAGCTCCCTTGCTAGCTTCGCGCTCGTTGAGCGCTGGAACGATTTGCCCTCGATTCCTAGCTCATGCGCGAGTCGCACTAGACCTGCGTGTACCCAACCTCGTTCGCAGTATGCGTGAGTCTCCAGCCCACGCCGAACGAGATCCGCGTAGTTGGGCCCTAGAAACTCGTGTCTGGCAGTTCGGAAACCATCAACTACCATTCGCAAACAGGCTATTCCACAGCCTCGTTCTTGCCAGATCAGCGCGTCCTCCGGCGACTCAAAACCGTCGCGATGGTAGCCTTCCGAGGCAACGCGCTGGCTGTAGAACGGGATTGGTACGCTGACCTGTGTCTCATTGCACATAGTGGAGCTTGTTCACAACTTAGGTAGTGTAGCATGACTCTTTGAGAAGGCGCTTGAGAGAATACTACTTATGAGTTCATGATAGCACATTCCCCCAGCAGCGGCAACGGCAGGGAGATTGCCCTGACGGCTAAGCCCGGGAACAGTGTTTGCTTCTATTACCCATGGCAATTGGCCACTCTCCAACATGAAATCGACTCGCAGCGGACCATGACAACCGAGGAGGACATAGACGCGCCGGGCGTACTCCTCGGCGGCCTCATATGCCGCGGCAGGCACTTGCGCCGGGACCACGTATTCAGCTGCCGCGGGCGTGTGCTTCGTTGCGTAATCATACACGGGGCCTGGATGTCGTATTTCCATGACCGGAAATGCATGCGGTGCGCCGTAGGTTCCGACGAGTCCGACCGTTAGGAAGGTCCCCCTGATGTATTGTTCTACGAAGAGTTCCCTGAATTGCGGCCGAATCTCAGAGATAGCACTCGCGAGCGTCGCCACATCACTGGCTACGGCGACGCCTAGACTGCCGCCACCGTCCACCGGCTTGAGAATGACTGGAGGGTTGAGTACGCGAAGCACTCGCTCAGCCTCAGATGCGGGACTGCCGGTTCCCAGTGAGACGAAAGGAGGCGTGGGCAGCCCCGCTCCCTGAAGCATCCTCTTGAAGAGCACTTTGTGCATGCCCACGGCGTTCGCTGCCACGCCGGAGCCTGTGTAGGGAATTCCAAGTATATCAAGGAGACCTTGCACTCGACCGTCCTCTCCGAAGCGA
The sequence above is drawn from the bacterium genome and encodes:
- a CDS encoding D-alanine--D-alanine ligase, which produces MRVGVLLDGPSEEREGSLRSGQAVAQALTELGHIPVALSVGECPSLLQALVELDCVFIALHGRFGEDGRVQGLLDILGIPYTGSGVAANAVGMHKVLFKRMLQGAGLPTPPFVSLGTGSPASEAERVLRVLNPPVILKPVDGGGSLGVAVASDVATLASAISEIRPQFRELFVEQYIRGTFLTVGLVGTYGAPHAFPVMEIRHPGPVYDYATKHTPAAAEYVVPAQVPAAAYEAAEEYARRVYVLLGCHGPLRVDFMLESGQLPWVIEANTVPGLSRQGNLPAVAAAGGMCYHELISSILSSAFSKSHATLPKL
- the murF gene encoding UDP-N-acetylmuramoyl-tripeptide--D-alanyl-D-alanine ligase, encoding MFVVDDILKAVSGSKVIQQGATSPIIPAASIDSRNVGKGEFFFAVQGASRDGHDFVNQAFNVGAGGAIISRAVHSDFHDRTIVMVPDTVRALAQTAQHVRTRYAPYVVAVTGSVGKTTTKSILAHILESGCKVHCSKRSFNNQYGVPLTILSLGPDQTHLVAEVGANHSGEIASLCAILKPNMALLTAIGYAHIEHFGSLDETLKAKMEIVESLSPDGIVVLNGDDLRLLSRVSAVRARGHRVVCSGRGKSNDFRALAVVSGEHGSNGILSYGGQDVPFHFPLLGEHLLGSCLLASAAAAGCGINLDVIAERLATVSVTKGRMDLRIVSPYLQILDDSYNASPDAVEAALRTLGLLDTPTRIAVLGTMRELGSFSRECHEHVGRVTAEHATHLIAIGEGASAMIEGAAQGGLSVGNCEVAASAADALDAVQAALSGASGRVSVLVKGSRFIHTERVVLGLCGTSIGCRLESCPKYIHCSGCDDLEKRNVEHRSL